The bacterium genome includes a window with the following:
- the rsmH gene encoding 16S rRNA (cytosine(1402)-N(4))-methyltransferase RsmH yields MEFHQPVLEPEVLHWMNLQDNGVYCDCTVGGGGHLYAMLQATANARFIGIDWDPEAIATARERTAAYAQRLSLHQANFINLDLILESHNIRAVNGILFDFGVSYHQVTTPERGFSFEREGGLLMHMAPETPVLAQKLKVASKHDLARVLKDYGDVRNAWRLAELIWANRTDLRTTMDLRNLVAETVPRRFLKKNLHRVFQALRIWVNDEMTNVREGVTRALKVLATGARLLAISYHSGEDRIVKVVLREQENAGAMVRLNKKVIRPSVLEAAGNPSARSAKLRVGERCAV; encoded by the coding sequence ATGGAATTCCACCAGCCGGTACTGGAACCGGAAGTGTTGCACTGGATGAACCTCCAGGACAACGGTGTCTATTGCGACTGCACGGTCGGAGGGGGAGGTCATCTTTACGCAATGCTGCAGGCTACTGCAAATGCCCGGTTCATCGGCATCGATTGGGATCCTGAGGCGATCGCGACCGCGCGTGAACGGACCGCGGCATATGCCCAGCGCCTCAGCCTGCACCAGGCAAATTTTATCAATTTAGATTTAATTCTCGAAAGTCATAATATCCGCGCCGTCAACGGCATTCTTTTTGACTTTGGCGTATCGTACCATCAGGTTACGACCCCGGAACGCGGTTTCAGTTTTGAGCGCGAGGGCGGCTTGCTGATGCACATGGCGCCGGAAACGCCGGTCCTGGCACAAAAGCTCAAGGTCGCATCCAAGCATGACCTGGCGCGCGTTCTCAAGGATTATGGCGACGTGCGCAATGCGTGGCGGCTCGCGGAACTCATTTGGGCGAACCGGACCGACTTGCGCACGACCATGGACCTGAGGAACCTGGTGGCCGAGACCGTGCCGCGGCGCTTTTTGAAGAAGAACCTGCACCGGGTTTTCCAGGCGCTGCGGATCTGGGTAAACGACGAAATGACGAACGTGCGCGAGGGCGTGACGCGGGCGCTGAAAGTATTGGCGACCGGCGCGCGCCTGCTCGCGATCTCTTACCATTCGGGTGAGGACCGCATCGTTAAGGTCGTCCTGCGCGAGCAGGAAAACGCGGGCGCAATGGTGCGGCTCAATAAAAAGGTGATCAGACCATCCGTTCTTGAGGCGGCCGGCAATCCGTCGGCGCGTAGTGCTAAGCTGAGAGTGGGGGAGCGATGCGCGGTCTAG
- a CDS encoding penicillin-binding protein 2: MKRTRFFNFALFAISAIFFGYLFFMQCIKYRHYAAIANKEHQKKIILCGTRGNIYDRNGLPLATSEACFSMFCTPRYSPDKKNLTRELSVLTRKPRDTFAHLVGEGKFFWVEKKVDLAKKEKYLALDDPSLGFAHDLNREYSMRVMFESLIGSCGADNQGLEGLELYFNEYLAGKSGFVVYQKDPTGEIFPYYNYPEKKPEPGSDIYLTIDLQMQTILYTNLKEYMAQEEALGAAGLIVQPRTGEILALVNIRQNGSPRNTVICDEFEPGSTFKLTTLTYALLKGAKENDVINTDGGKIEINGHRINDFKNYGVVSLRQAIAHSSNVAMVKTARGFDRRDFFMLIQDFGFTQPTGLEFPGEIKGRLADPENMRDIEYATLSFGQGVTCNLLQLAFAYQAIANGGVLQKPLIVREIKQDKRSRYSSRPLRIRRVVDEDIASRITNILCSVVDEGSGAEARIDGVKIAGKTGTAQKVIDGIYSNSQIITTFVGFFPADEPEYLIAVMLDEPKKGMWASTIAAPIFKRVAQSLCQMNGVDYAAR, encoded by the coding sequence ATGAAGCGTACCCGTTTTTTTAATTTCGCCCTTTTCGCGATCTCCGCGATCTTCTTCGGCTATCTTTTCTTCATGCAGTGCATAAAGTACCGGCACTACGCCGCCATCGCTAACAAAGAGCATCAGAAAAAGATAATTCTGTGCGGGACCCGCGGCAATATCTACGACCGGAACGGCCTGCCCCTGGCGACTTCGGAGGCCTGTTTTTCCATGTTCTGCACGCCCCGCTATTCGCCGGACAAGAAAAATCTCACGCGCGAGCTGTCGGTCCTGACACGAAAACCGCGCGACACTTTTGCACACCTCGTCGGCGAAGGGAAATTCTTCTGGGTCGAGAAGAAGGTCGACCTGGCGAAAAAGGAAAAATACCTGGCGCTGGATGACCCGAGCCTGGGATTTGCCCATGACCTGAACCGCGAGTACAGCATGCGGGTAATGTTCGAAAGCCTGATTGGCAGCTGCGGCGCCGATAACCAGGGGCTTGAGGGCCTGGAGCTCTATTTCAACGAGTACCTTGCCGGCAAGTCCGGGTTTGTCGTTTATCAAAAGGACCCGACGGGCGAGATCTTCCCCTACTACAATTACCCGGAGAAGAAACCGGAACCGGGCAGCGATATCTATTTGACGATCGACCTGCAGATGCAGACGATCCTGTACACGAACCTGAAGGAATACATGGCTCAGGAGGAAGCGCTGGGAGCCGCGGGATTGATAGTTCAGCCCCGCACGGGCGAGATCCTGGCGCTGGTGAATATCAGGCAGAACGGCAGCCCGCGCAATACCGTGATCTGCGACGAGTTTGAGCCGGGTTCGACCTTCAAACTGACGACCCTGACCTACGCCCTGCTGAAGGGCGCGAAAGAGAATGACGTGATCAACACCGACGGAGGCAAGATCGAGATCAACGGGCACAGGATCAACGACTTCAAGAATTACGGCGTGGTCTCGCTGCGGCAGGCGATCGCTCATTCCAGCAATGTTGCCATGGTAAAGACCGCCAGAGGCTTCGACCGGCGGGATTTTTTCATGCTCATCCAGGATTTCGGATTCACCCAGCCGACCGGACTGGAGTTCCCCGGTGAGATAAAGGGGCGCCTGGCTGACCCGGAAAACATGAGGGACATCGAGTATGCGACGCTGTCCTTTGGCCAGGGCGTCACGTGCAACCTGTTGCAGCTCGCTTTTGCTTATCAGGCGATCGCCAACGGCGGCGTCCTTCAGAAACCATTGATCGTGCGGGAGATCAAGCAGGACAAGCGGAGCCGGTACAGCTCGCGACCGCTGCGCATAAGGCGCGTGGTGGACGAAGACATCGCGTCGCGCATCACAAACATCCTCTGCAGCGTTGTTGATGAAGGCAGCGGTGCGGAAGCGCGGATCGACGGCGTGAAGATCGCCGGAAAAACCGGTACGGCCCAGAAAGTCATCGACGGTATCTATTCCAATAGTCAGATCATAACGACATTCGTTGGTTTTTTCCCGGCCGATGAGCCGGAATACCTGATCGCGGTGATGCTGGATGAGCCGAAAAAAGGCATGTGGGCAAGCACGATCGCGGCACCCATTTTCAAGCGGGTCGCCCAGAGCCTGTGCCAGATGAACGGGGTGGATTATGCGGCTCGCTGA
- a CDS encoding UDP-N-acetylmuramoyl-L-alanyl-D-glutamate--2,6-diaminopimelate ligase, whose product MRLAELINGIKAQPVNFQDVEVKAMEFDSRKVKPGTLFIALTGIHADGHDFVANAKASGACAVLTQRRVDIDLPQVIVEDSRAAMGGLAKKYFRTDERVNYIGITGTNGKTTTAFLVHSVLAACGRPAGLIGTIFYMGKTAVKAGRTTPESLDIFRLVDQFYREGSRDIVMEVSSHALSLQRVDQVVFDLALFTNLSQDHLDYHRTMDNYKQAKLRLFQLLGPDGYAVYNADDAVSADIAQLGVPRSLTFGMEHGADMKGELVGHSIEGVDVKVTDREKDHLIHSPLIGVYNCYNIIAAYAAGCAMGLPGDSIVRGLGSLQSIRGRMEKAAENVFVDFAHTPKALENVLRTLRPYTRGRLIAVFGCGGDRDKGKRPQMGKIAGQYADHSIITSDNPRSEDPRAIMSDIEQGMKKGSYQAVADRREAIALALNQQKPGDVVVIAGKGHEEYQTLKDTTIDFDDVKVVKEILAGTSRMDSSRGRQGKDACTG is encoded by the coding sequence ATGCGGCTCGCTGAACTTATCAACGGCATCAAGGCTCAGCCGGTCAATTTCCAGGACGTTGAAGTGAAGGCGATGGAATTCGATTCCCGTAAAGTCAAACCGGGTACGCTCTTCATCGCACTCACCGGTATTCATGCCGACGGACATGATTTCGTCGCCAACGCCAAGGCATCGGGTGCCTGCGCAGTGTTGACCCAGCGGAGGGTGGATATTGATCTGCCCCAGGTGATCGTTGAGGACAGCCGGGCGGCAATGGGCGGGCTGGCAAAGAAATATTTCCGTACCGATGAACGGGTGAACTACATCGGCATCACCGGCACCAACGGCAAGACGACCACCGCATTTCTGGTCCATTCGGTCCTGGCCGCCTGCGGCCGACCGGCCGGTCTTATCGGTACGATCTTCTACATGGGCAAGACCGCGGTCAAGGCCGGGCGCACGACACCGGAAAGCCTTGATATCTTCAGGCTCGTTGACCAGTTCTACCGCGAAGGTTCGCGCGACATCGTCATGGAGGTCTCATCTCACGCCCTGAGCTTGCAGCGGGTCGATCAGGTGGTCTTTGACCTTGCCCTATTCACCAACCTTTCTCAGGACCATCTTGATTATCACCGGACGATGGATAACTACAAGCAGGCAAAGCTTCGCCTATTTCAATTGCTCGGCCCGGACGGGTACGCGGTGTACAATGCCGACGATGCCGTCAGCGCCGATATCGCACAGCTTGGTGTGCCCAGATCGCTTACGTTCGGCATGGAGCATGGCGCCGACATGAAAGGCGAACTGGTTGGGCACAGTATCGAGGGTGTCGACGTGAAGGTGACTGATCGGGAGAAAGATCATCTTATTCACTCCCCGCTGATCGGAGTATACAACTGCTATAATATCATTGCTGCGTATGCCGCAGGATGCGCGATGGGACTGCCCGGGGATAGTATTGTCAGGGGACTGGGATCGCTCCAGTCCATCCGGGGCCGCATGGAAAAGGCGGCCGAGAACGTGTTCGTGGATTTTGCCCATACACCAAAGGCGCTTGAGAACGTCCTCAGAACGCTGCGGCCATACACACGGGGAAGGCTCATTGCCGTTTTTGGCTGCGGCGGGGACAGGGATAAGGGCAAAAGACCCCAAATGGGCAAGATCGCCGGACAATATGCTGACCACAGCATTATTACGTCAGATAATCCGCGCAGTGAGGACCCGCGGGCGATCATGAGCGATATTGAGCAGGGGATGAAAAAGGGCAGTTATCAGGCGGTCGCGGACCGGCGGGAGGCGATCGCCCTTGCGCTGAACCAGCAAAAGCCCGGCGATGTCGTGGTCATTGCGGGCAAGGGTCATGAAGAATACCAGACCCTGAAGGATACGACGATCGATTTTGACGATGTGAAGGTGGTAAAGGAGATCCTGGCAGGGACCAGCCGCATGGATTCAAGCCGGGGCAGACAGGGGAAGGACGCATGTACCGGGTAA
- the murF gene encoding UDP-N-acetylmuramoyl-tripeptide--D-alanyl-D-alanine ligase → MYRVMTVDAAARIMDGRTRQGNLELVRDICIDSRSAKPGDLFFALKGLRTDGHLFTKDAIGRGAVTAVVEKESGSMAEIIVRDTLAALGELARCYRGQFKAPLIGITGTNGKTTVKNLTTAILAKRCRTTSTRGNQNSLIGLPLTLFAMSESTEFVVAEMGTSSPGEIGRLCAISQPQYGLVTNIGPGHLTGLGTCEQVEREKMTLIRALPANGFGVVGETIRGPENGVTIHRFSERMLSDVVLTEHGSAFTFEGSRFNTPLLGAGNVSNCLAALVLTSRLDIEAEYQQSALQEARPEPGRMESLLNNGLLIINDTYNANPVSMRMAIDFASLISRRRVFVLGDMLELGNDTEKYHREIGDHARKHCDLLLTCGRVARHFGGRHFTDMMNLVDYLLERLQGDELILVKASRALKFEEIVSELVRS, encoded by the coding sequence ATGTACCGGGTAATGACCGTTGACGCGGCAGCAAGGATCATGGACGGCCGGACCCGGCAGGGGAACCTGGAACTGGTGCGCGATATCTGCATTGATTCCCGTTCGGCAAAACCCGGCGATCTTTTCTTCGCCCTGAAAGGTCTTCGGACCGACGGGCACTTGTTTACAAAGGATGCCATCGGCAGGGGTGCCGTAACGGCAGTCGTGGAAAAGGAAAGCGGCAGCATGGCAGAAATAATCGTCCGGGATACACTGGCCGCGCTCGGCGAGCTCGCGCGTTGCTACCGCGGACAGTTCAAGGCACCGCTTATCGGTATCACCGGCACCAACGGCAAGACTACGGTCAAGAACCTGACGACCGCGATACTGGCAAAAAGATGCCGGACCACGAGCACCCGGGGTAACCAGAATTCGCTGATCGGACTACCACTCACGCTGTTCGCCATGAGTGAAAGCACGGAATTCGTCGTGGCTGAAATGGGGACGAGCAGCCCCGGAGAGATCGGGCGCCTGTGCGCGATCAGCCAGCCCCAGTATGGGTTGGTCACCAATATTGGTCCCGGGCACCTGACCGGCCTTGGCACTTGCGAACAGGTCGAGCGCGAGAAAATGACGTTGATCCGCGCGCTCCCGGCTAATGGCTTTGGCGTGGTCGGTGAAACGATCCGCGGACCGGAAAACGGGGTAACGATCCACCGGTTTTCCGAGCGTATGCTGAGCGACGTCGTACTGACCGAGCATGGCTCCGCGTTCACGTTCGAAGGCAGCCGGTTCAACACGCCGCTGCTGGGGGCGGGGAATGTCAGCAACTGCCTGGCCGCGCTCGTGCTGACATCCCGGCTGGACATCGAAGCGGAATATCAGCAGTCGGCGCTTCAGGAAGCCAGGCCCGAACCCGGACGCATGGAGTCCCTATTGAACAATGGCCTATTGATCATCAATGACACTTATAATGCCAATCCCGTTTCCATGCGCATGGCCATCGATTTTGCGAGCCTGATCTCCCGGCGCCGGGTCTTTGTCCTGGGCGACATGCTGGAACTGGGTAACGACACCGAAAAATATCACCGGGAGATCGGTGATCACGCCCGGAAGCACTGCGACTTACTATTGACCTGTGGCCGCGTGGCGCGGCATTTCGGAGGCAGACATTTTACCGACATGATGAACCTGGTCGACTACTTGCTGGAGCGGCTGCAGGGTGATGAGCTGATCCTGGTCAAGGCCTCTCGTGCGCTGAAGTTCGAAGAGATCGTTTCCGAACTGGTAAGGAGTTGA
- the mraY gene encoding phospho-N-acetylmuramoyl-pentapeptide-transferase, translating to MLYLLFYPLKDVFGPFRLFGYITFRSAYAIIVAILIVMLFGNWFISFLKSRSIVQRIRAEVPEKHRVKEGTPSMGGLIVLISLLVAVLLFADLTNHNIVILICATIWFGMLGFWDDYIKIFKKRPRGLSIKVKLLCQVIFGLGLGAFLYWFGPQDYATKTNLIFLKNYVISFGVVYPLFVGLVVVGASNGVNLTDGLDGLAIGLIAIGAFAYAVLSYAAGHMGISSYLNVIFIKDAGEITVFCTALLGASIGFLWFNSYPAQVFMGDTGSLSLGAIVGTVAILIKQEILLVIVGGAFVIEVLSVILQIFYFRRTGGKRLFRMAPLHHHFELKGLSEPKIVVRFWIVGLIFLMLALSTLKVR from the coding sequence ATGCTATACTTATTGTTCTATCCCTTGAAGGATGTATTCGGACCTTTCCGCTTGTTCGGCTATATCACGTTCCGCAGCGCCTACGCGATCATCGTGGCGATCCTGATCGTGATGCTTTTCGGCAACTGGTTCATTTCTTTCCTCAAGTCCCGGTCCATCGTCCAGAGGATCCGGGCCGAGGTGCCGGAGAAACACCGGGTAAAAGAAGGAACACCCTCAATGGGCGGACTGATCGTGCTGATCTCGCTGCTGGTTGCGGTCCTGCTGTTCGCGGACCTGACGAATCATAATATCGTGATCCTGATATGCGCCACGATCTGGTTCGGCATGCTCGGTTTCTGGGATGACTATATAAAAATATTCAAAAAACGCCCGCGGGGGCTGTCGATCAAGGTGAAGCTGCTCTGCCAGGTTATCTTTGGCCTTGGTTTGGGTGCATTCCTGTACTGGTTCGGACCCCAGGATTATGCGACCAAGACCAACTTGATCTTTTTGAAGAATTACGTGATAAGCTTCGGCGTCGTGTACCCGCTGTTCGTCGGGCTGGTCGTGGTCGGCGCTTCCAACGGGGTTAACCTGACTGACGGTCTTGACGGCCTGGCGATCGGGCTGATCGCGATCGGTGCCTTTGCTTATGCCGTGCTTTCCTATGCGGCCGGGCACATGGGGATAAGCAGTTATCTAAATGTCATATTCATCAAGGATGCGGGGGAGATCACCGTTTTCTGCACGGCTCTGCTGGGCGCGTCCATCGGCTTTTTATGGTTCAATTCGTATCCCGCCCAAGTGTTCATGGGCGATACCGGATCGCTGAGCCTGGGTGCGATCGTCGGTACCGTCGCGATCCTTATTAAACAGGAGATCTTGCTTGTGATCGTGGGCGGCGCCTTTGTCATTGAGGTGCTTTCCGTGATCCTGCAGATTTTTTATTTCCGCAGGACCGGTGGCAAACGGCTTTTCCGGATGGCGCCACTCCATCACCATTTTGAACTCAAGGGTCTGAGCGAGCCCAAGATCGTGGTCCGGTTCTGGATCGTGGGACTGATCTTCCTCATGCTGGCGTTGTCAACGCTAAAGGTCCGGTGA
- the murD gene encoding UDP-N-acetylmuramoyl-L-alanine--D-glutamate ligase, whose protein sequence is MKILLLGLGRATLAIARYAMQRGDELYLYEEHPENLSDAARDLIRTGKIGNHENRSYDLVIASPGFPDSKPIITNMRASGARIIDEIEFTYAHLGDPSVIAVTGTNGKSTTVALISSILKQAGIKNFLGGNISPGTPFSHALFQDPYDYYVLEVSSFQLMRIEKFHPRIAVLTNIGMDHLNWHRSIEEYAGAKAQIFKNQTPADFAVLCSDDQSTRKFIGRIAARVVYFGRTATGGAWLNHRFNFLDEPLFPAEDLPLRGAHNRLNIMAAIAVAKILKVGNDAIERGIRTFTTLPHRLEEVAAGGTVKYINNSMCTNEMAAIASFNAMPGTKIVIIGGRTKGDQAHGYLDLLVREAKACVLLGENAPEIAQYFRTKGYTRFAIAKDMDDAVIKSRMFAAPDDTIMLNPGFASFGLFRDFADRGEAFKNAVGKNR, encoded by the coding sequence TTGAAGATCCTGCTGCTGGGACTGGGACGCGCCACTCTGGCCATAGCGCGCTATGCGATGCAGCGGGGCGATGAACTCTACCTCTATGAGGAGCACCCCGAGAACCTTTCCGACGCCGCGCGCGATCTGATCAGGACCGGCAAGATCGGGAATCATGAGAACCGCTCCTATGATCTGGTCATCGCTTCGCCCGGCTTCCCGGACTCTAAGCCGATCATCACGAACATGAGGGCAAGCGGCGCGAGGATAATCGATGAAATCGAGTTCACCTACGCTCACCTCGGCGATCCGAGCGTGATCGCTGTCACCGGGACCAATGGCAAGAGCACGACCGTTGCGCTCATCAGTTCCATTTTAAAGCAGGCCGGGATCAAAAATTTCCTGGGCGGCAACATCTCGCCGGGTACACCCTTTTCCCACGCGCTGTTCCAGGACCCTTACGATTACTATGTGCTTGAGGTCTCTTCGTTCCAGCTGATGCGCATAGAAAAATTCCATCCACGCATTGCCGTCCTTACCAATATCGGCATGGACCACCTGAACTGGCACCGGTCGATCGAAGAATATGCCGGGGCCAAGGCGCAGATCTTTAAAAATCAAACCCCGGCTGATTTTGCGGTCCTGTGCAGCGATGACCAGTCCACCAGGAAGTTCATCGGCCGGATCGCGGCCCGGGTCGTTTATTTCGGGAGAACCGCGACCGGCGGCGCGTGGCTGAACCACCGTTTCAATTTCCTGGATGAACCGCTGTTCCCGGCAGAGGATCTTCCCTTGCGTGGCGCTCACAACCGGCTGAACATCATGGCGGCGATCGCGGTCGCCAAGATCTTGAAGGTCGGCAACGATGCTATCGAGCGGGGTATAAGGACTTTCACGACCCTGCCGCACCGTCTGGAAGAAGTGGCCGCCGGCGGCACGGTAAAGTACATTAATAATTCGATGTGTACGAACGAAATGGCGGCGATCGCGTCGTTCAATGCCATGCCGGGTACAAAGATTGTCATCATCGGCGGCCGGACCAAGGGCGATCAAGCTCATGGGTACCTTGATCTCTTGGTGAGGGAGGCCAAGGCATGTGTTCTGCTGGGGGAGAATGCACCTGAGATCGCGCAGTACTTCAGGACCAAAGGCTACACAAGGTTTGCGATCGCGAAAGACATGGATGACGCCGTTATTAAGAGCCGGATGTTCGCCGCGCCCGATGATACCATAATGCTGAACCCTGGATTTGCTTCGTTCGGTCTGTTCCGGGATTTCGCCGACCGAGGGGAGGCCTTCAAAAATGCAGTCGGTAAGAATCGATAA
- a CDS encoding FtsW/RodA/SpoVE family cell cycle protein yields the protein MQSVRIDKTFLFAVFVLVVIGVVFVYSSSYYQAMRRGVESTYYLVGHVQRLLFAVLFFVLGLVIPYERIKKLIFPLFLCLTALLIITLVMGKLQFGARRSLPLASFGLQVSEFIRIWIVFFFANFFASHPRIASTGQGAVMTILIGLFIIFLVAVQPSISVALISFLTLVAMLVYGGARWKILTGIMATGIAVFAACVLFFPHAQARVASFLSHPTYQVQQSLIAIGSGGFFGRGPGAGIQKFLFLPKIHNDFIFAHIAEEFGFVGSLVIFVFFWELFLRGVSIAQGVQDEFPRLVVYGLNATIFIIFLVHIGVSLGLLPPTGIPMPFISYGGWSLAANLYAVGLILQISKESDR from the coding sequence ATGCAGTCGGTAAGAATCGATAAAACGTTCCTGTTCGCGGTGTTTGTCCTGGTCGTTATCGGCGTTGTGTTCGTTTATTCTTCATCGTATTACCAGGCCATGCGCCGGGGCGTGGAGTCGACCTATTACCTGGTCGGGCACGTGCAACGGCTCCTGTTCGCGGTTTTGTTTTTCGTGCTGGGGCTCGTGATTCCGTATGAAAGGATCAAAAAACTTATCTTCCCGCTCTTCCTGTGCCTGACTGCATTGCTCATCATCACGCTGGTGATGGGCAAGTTGCAGTTCGGCGCCCGGCGCAGTCTGCCCCTGGCTTCATTCGGGCTACAGGTTTCCGAGTTTATCAGGATCTGGATCGTTTTCTTTTTCGCCAATTTTTTCGCTTCGCATCCCCGCATCGCATCCACCGGGCAGGGCGCGGTCATGACTATCCTGATCGGGTTGTTCATCATCTTTCTGGTCGCGGTTCAGCCGTCGATATCGGTCGCCCTGATATCGTTCCTGACGCTTGTGGCAATGCTGGTGTACGGCGGAGCCCGCTGGAAGATCCTGACCGGGATCATGGCCACCGGCATCGCCGTGTTCGCCGCCTGCGTCCTGTTCTTTCCCCATGCCCAGGCGCGCGTGGCAAGTTTTCTGTCGCACCCGACATACCAGGTCCAGCAGTCGCTTATCGCGATCGGTTCTGGCGGCTTTTTCGGCCGAGGGCCAGGCGCCGGGATCCAGAAATTTCTTTTCCTGCCCAAGATCCACAATGATTTCATTTTTGCGCATATCGCGGAGGAATTCGGCTTTGTGGGGAGCCTCGTGATATTCGTATTTTTCTGGGAATTATTCCTGCGGGGTGTGTCGATCGCCCAGGGCGTGCAGGATGAATTCCCGCGGCTTGTAGTCTATGGATTGAATGCCACGATCTTTATAATTTTCCTGGTCCATATCGGCGTCAGCCTGGGGTTGTTGCCGCCCACCGGCATTCCCATGCCGTTCATCTCGTACGGCGGCTGGTCTTTGGCGGCAAACCTGTACGCGGTCGGGTTGATCCTGCAGATTTCGAAAGAGAGTGACCGGTGA
- a CDS encoding glycosyltransferase: protein MKKKKVVVCGIGTGGHYFPAVVIACELLKRQYPVAFLVRTGFHEEKIARAYGLDTFAIKARPFFGRTIVTKLHFFISLAYSSYRLMLLTKHNIGFSCGGFGSLPLIISCMINRSPFYVFEPNSVPGRATRFVARYARRVFLGIPIRTTLPGRLRLTGVPIRSEFKTLLQPAAKECPRILFMGGSGGAKRINELALELSRIMPANIEITIISGQRDYEWVKKRSDTRTQVIPFTNEPWTEIGASDIIVSRSGALAGYEIMAMKKKAVFIPFPFAIDDHQHYNGLFFAAEGGGIVIEEKGLTAEKLLDRINELMGRRMNSSPHALIDAEKSIVDEIEREFS from the coding sequence ATGAAGAAAAAGAAGGTTGTGGTGTGCGGGATTGGGACTGGCGGGCACTATTTCCCCGCGGTAGTCATTGCCTGTGAGCTCTTGAAACGGCAATATCCTGTTGCTTTCCTTGTGCGCACCGGATTTCACGAGGAAAAGATCGCGCGGGCGTACGGACTTGACACTTTCGCGATCAAGGCACGGCCATTTTTCGGGCGAACGATCGTTACCAAGCTTCACTTTTTCATATCCCTGGCATACTCGTCGTACCGTCTGATGCTTTTGACAAAGCACAACATCGGATTTTCCTGCGGCGGATTCGGTTCGTTGCCGCTCATCATTTCATGCATGATAAACCGCAGTCCCTTCTATGTTTTCGAACCCAATTCTGTGCCGGGCCGGGCGACCCGTTTCGTGGCGCGCTATGCGCGCCGGGTCTTCCTTGGCATCCCGATCCGGACAACGCTGCCAGGCAGGCTGCGGCTGACCGGCGTGCCGATCCGGTCCGAGTTCAAAACCTTGCTGCAGCCGGCGGCTAAGGAATGTCCGCGCATTCTTTTCATGGGAGGAAGCGGGGGAGCAAAGAGGATCAATGAATTGGCGCTGGAGCTGTCAAGGATCATGCCCGCCAACATCGAGATCACGATCATCAGCGGACAGCGGGATTACGAATGGGTGAAGAAACGCAGTGATACACGGACCCAGGTGATCCCATTCACCAATGAACCATGGACCGAGATCGGAGCGTCCGATATTATCGTCTCCCGCAGCGGCGCGCTGGCTGGTTACGAGATCATGGCGATGAAGAAAAAAGCGGTGTTCATCCCGTTCCCGTTCGCCATTGACGATCACCAGCATTACAACGGTCTATTCTTTGCCGCCGAAGGCGGCGGCATCGTCATCGAGGAAAAGGGGTTGACCGCAGAAAAACTACTGGACCGGATCAATGAATTGATGGGGCGGCGGATGAACAGCTCGCCCCACGCCCTCATCGACGCGGAGAAGTCGATCGTCGACGAGATCGAAAGGGAGTTTTCATGA